Below is a window of Variovorax sp. TBS-050B DNA.
CCCGCCGAGGCCACGCTGGCCTTCGCGTGCAGCCAGGCCGATGCGCTGCGGCTGCTCAACGAATGGGGCGGCCGGCCGCTGCCGCTCAATGCGAGCTGCTGGACCGGTCATGCGGGCGAGGGCGTGCTGTACCTGCGGCTGCGCGGTGCGGCGGCGGCGGTCGAGGCGGCCTGCGCGCACCTCGGCGGCGAGCGGCAGGACGCCGCCGCGGCCGCGGCCCGCTGGCTGTCGCTGCGCGACCAGCGCCTGCCGTGGTTCGATGCGGCCGACGCGCGCGAGGCGCTCTGGCGCGTGTCGGTGCCTCAGACCGCGCCGGTGCTCGCACTGGACGACTGCGGCGCGCCGCTGGTCGAGTGGCACGGCGCCCAGCGCTGGTACAAGGCGCCGGCGGCGCAGGCCGCATCGCTGCGCGCCGCGGCGCGGGCGGCGGGCGGCCATGCCACGCTCTTCAGGCTGCCGCCGTCCGCGGCCGATGCGGACGGCATCGCGCGCTTCGATGCGCTGAGCGCACCCGTCGCGCGCATCCACCAGGCGCTGGTGCGCGAGTTCGATCCCCACGGCCTCTTCGACCGCACGCGCCTGCTGGGCGCCGGCTGAGCCCGCTTCATTCCGATTTCTCCATGCAAACCGAGCTCGCCCCCGAATTCCGCGACACCGACGACGGCCGCGAGGCCGAGGCCATCCTGCGCAAGTGCGTGCACTGCGGCTTCTGCACCGCGACCTGCCCGACCTACCAACTGCTCGGCGACGAGCTCGACGGTCCGCGCGGCCGCATCTACCTGATGAAGCAGGTGCTCGAAGGCCAGCCGCCGACCCGCAGCACGCAGCTGCACCTCGACCGCTGCCTGACCTGCCGCAACTGCGAGAGCACCTGCCCGAGCGGCGTGCAGTACGGCCACCTGGTCGACATCGGCCGCCGCATCGTGGACGAGAAGGTGCCGCGCCCGCCCCTGGAGTCGGCCAGGCGCTGGCTGCTGAAGGAGGGCCTGCCGTCGCCGCTCTTCGGTCCCGCGATGAAGCTCGGCCAGTCGGTGCGCGGCCTGCTGCCCGCGGCACTGCAGGCCAAGGTGCCACCGAAGCAGGCGGCCGGGCGCTGGCCCACCGCCACCCATGCGCGCAAGGTGCTGATGCTCGCGGGCTGCGTGCAGCCCGCGATGATGCCCAACATCAACAGCGCCACCGCGCGCGTGCTCGATGCGGCCGGCATCCAGACCGTGCTCGCGCCCGAGGCCGGCTGCTGCGGCGCGGTCAAGTTCCATCTCAACGACCAGGAAGGCGGCAAGGCGCAGATGCGCGCCAACGTCGACGCCTGGTGGCCGCTGGTCGAGCGCCAGGAGGTCGAGGCCATCGTGATGAACGCCTCCGGCTGCGGCGTGACGGTGCGCGAATACGGCCATCTGCTGCGCGACGACCCGGCCTATGCCGCCAAGGCCGCGCGCATCAGCGAACTCACGCGCGACCTGAGCGAGCTGCTGCCCGAACTGGTGCCGGCGCTCCGGGACCGCGTGCGCCCGCCCGGGGGCGTGGTGGCCTACCACCCGCCCTGCACGCTGCAGCACGGCCAGAAGCTGCGCGGCGGCGTCGAGACGCATCTGCGCGCCCTCGGCTTCGAGGTGCGCGTGGCGATGAACGAATCGCACCTGTGCTGCGGCTCGGCCGGCACCTACTCGGTGCTGCAGCCCGAACTCGCCTATCCGCTGCGCGACCGCAAGCTCGGCCACCTCACGCAGCTGCAGCCGAGCGTGATCGCCTCGGCCAACATCGGCTGCATCACGCACCTGCAAAGCGGCAGCGGCGCGCTGCCGGTGCGGCACTGGGTGGAGCTGCTCGACGCGGCGCTTTCGGCGGACTGATCGCACAAGGGCGCGGGTGCTGGTCCGACTGGCGCCGCGCGCCCGGCTGCCGCATCATCGCGGCACCCGTTCTGCAAGGAGCCAGCCATGTCCCGTCATTCCGCCTTCCACGTTGCGACCCGGCGCCTGCGGCGCGCGCTGCCGGTCCTGGCCTGCGCCGCCGGCGCGCTGGCCGCGCATGCGCAATCCGGCATGCCGGCCTGGAAGGGCGAGGGCGCGGTGCGCCACGTCTGCGGCGGCATCGGTTCCGACGAGTCGAACGCGATGCGCGCGGCGATGAAGGACCATCCGCTCGCGCTGCTGTTCGCGCGCAACGACGGCGCCTACCTGGCCGACGTGCAGGTCGAGATCAAGGGCGCGGACGGCGCCTCGGCGCTCTCGATGCGCGCCAGCGGCCCGGTGTGCCTGATCGACATTCCCGCGGGCCGCTACACCATCGACGTCACCACCAAGGAAGGCCAGTCCAAGAGCCAGCCGGTGACGGTCGGCGGCGGCTCGAAGACCGCGAGCTTCAGGTTCTGAAGCCTCAGGCCGCCACGGGTGCGGCCAGGGCCTTCTCGATGTCGGCCTCGAGCGAAGCCGGCTTGTCGATCGGCGCATAGCGCGCGATCACGCGGCCGTCGCGCCCGATCAGGAACTTGGTGAAGTTCCACTTGATGGCCGTGCTGCCCAGCAGGCCCGGCTTCTCCTTCACGAGCCACTGGTAGAGCGGCGCCGCGCCGGGGCCCTTGACCTCGATCTTCTCCATCATCGGAAAGCTCACGCCGTAGTTGGTCGTGCAGAAGGCGCCGATCTCCTCGTTGCTGCCGGGGTCCTGCGAACCGAACTGGTTGGACGGAAAGCCCAGCACCACCAGCCCCTGGCCGGCGTACTTGCGGTGCAGCGCCTCGAGGCCCTCGAACTGCGGCGTGAAGCCGCACTGGCTCGCGGTGTTGACGATCAGCAGCACCTTGCCGCGATAGTCCGAAAGGTGCACGGGCTGGCCGTCGATGCGGCGGGCCTCGAAGTCGTAGATGCTGTCGGGCATGGAGGCTCCTCAGGTGGCGGAGGGGAGCCGATCATCGCGCGGCGGGGGCGTTCGCGCAAACGCCGACCACGCGGCGGCCAAGACGATCAGCGCGCCGCCCGCGAGGATGCGCGGGCTCATCGTGGCCGCGCCGAGCGCTACCGACGACACGCTCGCGAACAGCACCTCCGACAGCATGATCACCGCCGTGGCGCTGGCCGCGAGCCGCGCCGCGCCGTACTGCAGGCAGAAGTTCGCGATCACGAATCCGCTGCCGAGCAGCAGCGCCCAGCCGATCCAGCCCGGCGTTGCCGCGAGCGGCGACGCGAAGGCGCCGAGCGCTGTGCCGGTGCACGCCGCCGTGCCCGCGACCAGTGCGCAGCCGCCGAACATCGCGAGCGCGCGCGATTCGCCGGGCGCATGGCGCAGATGGCGCAGCACGATGTTGGTCACCGCGAAGCCGAAGCCCGCCGCGAGCCCGAGCCAGTCGGGCAGACTCGAAGGCACCGGCCAGTCGACCCCGGGGGCCTTCAGCACCACGACCACGCCCCCGAGCGCCAGCGCCACGCGCGCCAGCGCGCCGGCCGTGGGTCGTTCGCCGAGGAAGATCCAGCCCAGCAGCACGCTCCACAGCGGCATCATGTAGAACAGCAGCACCACCCGCACCACGTCGCCCTGCGTCACCGCCCAGTTAAAGCCCAGGTTGGTGAAGCCCGCCGCGAGCCCGAGCAGCACCAGCATCGGGAACGCGACGAAGCCGCGCCACGCCCTGCGCAGCAGCAGGCCCATGCCGAGCGAAATCACCGCGTAGATCAGGAAGGTGGTCCACACCGGATGGAGGCCGTGGGCCTCGATGTGGCGGAACGGAAGCCAGGAGACGCCCCAGACGAAGGCGTTGAAGATGAGGGCAAGAGCTGGCATATTGTTGCTCGCCCCCAGGCTACGCGCACTTCGTGTCGCTTCGCCAACCCCCTGCCGGGGGCAACACCAGCGGCCCGGCGAAGCCGGTTCCGCGGTGTTCGCGATGGGAGCGAAGGCAGGGGCGAGGAATGGCTAGTGGTGTTTATCGCTGCGGGCGATGGCGAGCAGGTGCTCGACTTCCTCGGGATGCTTGCGCAGGTTGTGGTGATGCCAGCGCTGGATGATCCACATGCAGCCCGCGACCACGCCGCCGAAGGCGCCGATGGGCCGCGAAGGCCGAGAGGCCGAGGCCGGTGCAGGCGCTGTAGAAGCCGCCGAGCAGCAGGATGCAGGCCTGCTCGTTGAAGTTCTGCACCGCGATCGAGCGGCCCGCGCCCATCAGGTTGTGGCCGCGGTGCTGCAGCAGCGCGTTCATCGGCACCACCAGGAAGCCGCCGAGCCCGCCGAGCAGGATCAGGAACGGCACCGCGATCCAGACGCTGCTGATCAGGTTCATGCTGATGACCAGCAGGCCCATGCCGATGCCCATCGGGATCACGCGCGTCGCCATGTCGAGCCGCATGCGCATCGACGCGACGATGGCGCCCACGGCCATGCCGATGGTCACCACGCCCGTGAGCGCGGTGGCCTGGGTGGTGTTGTAGTCGAGCGCGAGCGCGGCCCAGGCCAGCACGATGTACTTGAGGTTGGCGCCCGCGCCCCAGAACAGCGTGGTGGTGGCGAGCGAGATCTGCCCGAGCTTGTCGCGCCACAGGCGTGCGTTGCAGTGCCAGAAGTCGGGCAGCAGCGCGAGCATGTTGCGCGCGAGGCCGTGGGCCGGGTCGGCGCGCAGCGGCCGCATTTCGACGCCGGTGCTCGGGATGCGGGTGTTGAACCAGGCCGCGAGCGCGTAGACGAAGATCAGCACCGAGATCGCGGCCTCGGCGGGCGAGTCCACGCCGGTATCGATCAGCGGGATGTCGATGGCGAGCAGTTGGCTCGACACCGCATGGCCCACGAGCGAACCGCCGAGCACGATGCCCAGCAGGATCGAGGCGATGGTCAGGCCCTCGATCCAGCCGTTGGCCTTGACCAGCTGCGAGGCCGGCAGCAGCTCGGTCAGGATGCCGTACTTGGCCGGCGAGTACGCGGCGGCGCCCAGCCCCACGATCGAATACGCCAGCAGCGGATGCGAGCCGAAGAGCATCATCACGCAGCCGATCACCTTGATCGCGTTGCTGATGAACATCACCCGGCCCTTGGGCAGGGCGTCGGCGAAGGCGCCCACGAGCGGCGCGAGCACCACGTAGAACACCGCGAAGATCGGCACCAGCGCGGCGCGTTGCCATTCGGCCGCCCCGGTGCTGCGCATCAGCTCCACCGCCACGACAAAGATCGCGTTGTCGGCCAGCGACGAAAAGAACTGGGCCGACATGATCGTGTAGAAACCGCGCTTCATCGATGGGCTGGCTGGCCAGTGAGGGCTGGCAGTAGTGAAAAAGATCGCGTCGTTTTTGGCGAATGGGCGGTTATAGCATGGGGGTACGACAGGCAAACCCGCATGGACACACAGAACGGCCCTGCCCGCGAAGGTGCTAAAAACCCGACTTCATCACCCGAGATTCCCCATGCCGCGCCCCATTCTCGCCACCGTGCACACCGCTGCGCTCCGCCACAACCTCGATCGCGCGCGGCGCGCGGCTGTCGATGCCCGCGTCTGGGCCGTGGTCAAGTGCAATGCCTATGGCCATGGCATCGAGCGGGTCTACGAAGGGCTGCGCGGCGCCGACGGCTTCGCGCTGCTGGACCTGGACGAGGCCGAGCGCGTGCGGGCGCTGGGCTGGCGCGGGCCGGTGCTGCTGCTCGAAGGCGTGTTCGAGGCGCGCGACCTCGAACTCTGCTCGCGCCTCGACCTCTGGCACACGGTGCACTGCGACGAGCAGATCGACATGCTCGCGGCGCACAAGACACTCAAGCCGCAGCGCGTGTTCCTCAAGATGAATTCGGGCATGAACCGCCTGGGCTTCGCGCCCGAGCGCTTCGCCGCGGCGTGGACGCGGCTCAACGCGCTGCCGCAGGTGGACGAGATCTCGCTCATGACGCACTTCAGCGACGCCGACGGCGAGCGCGGCATTGCGCACCAGCTCGAAGTGTTCGAGCGCGCCACCCGCGACCTGCCTGGCGAGCGTTCGATCGCCAACAGCGCCGCCACGCTGCGGCATGCGGCCCAGGCGCGCGGCGACTGGGTGCGTCCCGGCATCCTGCTCTACGGCAGCGCGCCCGACTTTTCCCGCGCACGACGCCGCGCACTGGCAGCTCCAGCCCACGATGACGCTCTCGACCAGGCTGCTCTCGGTGCAGACGCTCAGTGCCGGCGACACCATCGGCTACGGCTCGCGCTTCACGGCCGAGGGCCCGCTGACCATCGGCGTGGCCGCGGTCGGCTACGGCGACGGCTATCCGCGCCACTGCGACACCGGCACGCCGGTGCTGGTGAACGGCGTGCGCACGCGCATGGTGGGCCGCGTGAGCATGGACATGATCACCGTCGACCTCACGCCCGTGCCCGATGCGAGGTTCGGCAGCGAGGTCACGCTCTGGGGCCGCTCGGCCGTCAACGGCGCGCTGCTCCCGATCGACGAGGTCGCGCAGGCGGCCGGCACCGTCGGCTACGAGCTGATGTGCGCGGTGGCGCAGCGGGTGCCGTTCGCGCCGGTCGCGGACGAATGAAGGTTCTCTCCAACTGGCGCTCGGTGCGCCTGTGGGAAACGCAGTTCGAGCGCGAGCTTCACCGCCGGCACAGCCTGCGCACGCACGGCATCCTGATCGGCAGCTTCACGCTGCTGCTGATGTGGGGCGTGTCGGCGCTGCAGATGCATCTGCTCGCGGTCGATTCGCTCGCGGTGCGCTACGTGCTCACGCTCGGCGCGGGCTACCTGGGCTACCTGCTGGTGCTGCGCTGGTGGGCGCAGCGGCTGGTCGAGGGCCGCACCTCGATCGCGCCCGATCCCGGCGACGTGGTCGAGGTGGCCGACATGGCCTTCGACGCCGGCCGCGCGGCCGGCGGCGGCGGGGAGGGCGGCCTGCTGTCGGATGCCGCGAGCGGCGCTTTCGAGGCCGCGGGCGCGGCCGACGAGGGCGCGGTGGTCGTGGTGCCCGTGGTCGCGGTGTTCCTGGTCTGCCTAGCGGTGGTGCTCGGCGCGGGTTCGCTGGTGCTGCTGTACTTCAGCTGGGATGCGCTGCTCGCGGTGGCGATCGAGCTCGCGTTCAGCTACGTCTCGGCGCGCGCGCCGCGGTGCGCGTGGCGCGCGAAGGCTGGCTCATGGCCGCGGTGCGGCTGACCTGGAAGCCGCTGCTCGGGGCGGTCGCCTGCGCGGTGCTGCTCGGCGCGAGCATCGACCACTTCATGCCCGAGGTGCGCACCCTGCCCGAGGCGGTGCGCATGCTGCGCGCGCGCTGAACCTCGGGGACAGTGCCGTGGACCTGCGGACGCTGCGCTACTTCATCGCCGTGCTCGAAGCCGGCAGCCTTTCGCGCGCGGCCGGTTCGCTCTACATCGCGCAGCCCGCGCTCACCGCGCAGATCAAGAAGCTCGAGGCCGAGCTCGGCGCGCAACTGTTCGACCGCTCGCATGCGGGCGTCACGCCCACGCCCGCGGGCATGCAGCTCTACGAAGACGCGCGCCGCCTGCTGTCCGATGCCGACGCGGTGCGCGAGCGCATCCAGCGGCTGCCGCAGGGGCCCGAGGGTTCGGTGACCGTGGCCGTGCCCTTCCTGATCGCCTCGCTGCTGCTCGGGCCGGTGCTGGCCGCGCTCAAGGCCAGCCATCCGCGCATCCGCGTGTTCGTGCTCGACGACCTGAGCCTGATGGTGAAGAAGGCCATGCTCGACCGCCGCGCCGACGTCGGCATCCTCGTCGACACGCCGCAGGTCGAGGGGCTCGACTGCCGCCCGCTCGCGCGCGAATCGATCTTCGTCTGCGGCCTCGACCACGGCGGCGCGCTCGCGGCGCACCTGAAGCCCGCGAAGCGCGGCGCCCGCGGGACGGCGCGGCCCGAGGTCGCCTTCGCCGACGCCGCGCGGCTGCCGCTGGTGCTGCAGTCGCGCCGCTTCGCGATCCGCCAGCGCGTGGAGGAGGCCGCCGCCGCGCTTGGCGTGCCGCTGAACCTCGCGCACGAGCACGACTCGGCGCGCGTGATCCGCTCGCTCTACGGCTGTGGCGCGGGCTACACCTTCACGCCCGCCTGCGCGCTCGGCGACAGCCCGCAGGGCGGCGCCGACTGGGTGGTGGCGCGCGTGGTCGAGCCCGCGCTGCAGCGCAGCTACGTCATCGCCACGCCGGCCGACCGCGCGATCGACCCGGCCGCGCAGGTGGTTGCAGAGGCGCTGGTCGACCAGACCGCGCGGCTGATCCGCGAAGGCCGCTGGGAGGCCGAGCTGCTCGCCGCGCCGGACGCAGCGCGGGCATAGCGGCGCGCGCGGCGCACCGCCCAAGCCATCAATCCGATTGATGGCCGGGCATCAGCAAACGGTATTTCCTCTGCGCCGCTGCTTTGCGGGACAGTGGCGCATCGCATGGCCGCACGGCGCATGCATGCATCCAGGAGACAACACGTGCCACACCCCACCACACGGGTCGCCAACGTCGGCGAACTCGTCTCGCGCAGCGCGCGCATCCATGCCCGCCAGACCGCGCTGCGCACCGGCGCGCAGAGCCTGAGCTACGAGGCGCTCGACCGCCGCTCCAACCGCCTCGCCAACGCGCTGCTCGGCTGCGGCCTCGCGCGCGGCGACCGCGTCGGCATCTACCTGCCGAACTGCATGGAGATCGTCGAGATCGAGCTCGCCTGCTACAAGGCCGCGCTCGTGAAGGCGCCGTTCAACGCGCGGCTCTCGCCCGCCGAGGTGGGCGAGATCGTCGCCAACAGCGGCGCCGCGCTGATCGTCACCACGGCCGAGCGTGCCGAGGCCTTCCTGCCGCACCTGAAGGCCGGGGAGCCGGTGCCGAAGCTGGTCTTCGTCGACGGGCCCGAGAGCGCGCCCACGTCCTATGCCGGCCTGCTGGCGCGCGCGAGCGATGCCTTCGAGGCCGCCGCGGTCGAGGCCGACGAGGTCGCGGTGCTGCACTACACCTCGGGCTCCTCGGGCGTGCTCAAGGCCGCGATGCAGACCTTCGGCAACCGGCTCGCGCAACTGCGCAAGTTCCTCATGCGCTCCGAAGGCATGCGCGAAGGCCATCTGCTCGGGCTGGTCGGGCCGATCACCCATGCCTCGGGCATGCAGATCGTGCCGGCGCTGTGCAGCGGCGCCACGATCCGGCTGTTCTCGGGCTTCGAGCCGGGCCGCTTCCTGGCCGACATGAAGGCCGACCGCGTGACCCACACCTTCATGGTGCCGACCATGATCAACATGCTGCTCGGCGAACTCGAAGGGCAGTACCGCCCGCTGCCCGACCTGCAGCGCCTGGGCTATGGCGCCGCACCGATGGCGCCGGCGCGCATCCTGCGCGCGATGGACGTGTTCGGCCCGGTGCTCTCGCAGGGCTACGGCGCCGGCGAGACCACCTCGGGCGTCTGCGGCCTGAGCGTGGAGGACCACCTGTTCGCGCGCGCCGCGGCGCCCGAGCGGCTCGCCTCCTGCGGCCGGCCCTTCCTCGAATCGAAGGTCGAGATCGTGGACGATGCGGGCGAGCCCGTGGCCGCGGGCGAGATCGGCGAGATCGTGGTGGGCGGCCCCGACATCTTCGCCGGCTACTGGCGCGCGCCCGAGCTCACGGCCGAGGTGCTGAAGAACGGCCGCTACCACACGGGCGACCTCGCGCGCATGGACGCGGACGGCTTCGTTTACATCGTCGACCGCAAGAAGGACATGGTCATCAGCGGCGGCTTCAACGTCTATCCCTCCGAGGTCGAGGCGGTGCTCTACCAGCACGAGGCGATCGCCGACGCCTGCGTGTTCGCCGTGCCCGACGAGAAGTGGGGCGAGGCCGTGGCCGCGCACGTGGTGCTCAAGCCCGGCCATGCGCTCGACGGCGGTGCGCTCGACGCCTTCTGCGCCCAGCGGCTCGGCGGCTTCAAGCGGCCGCGCCGCGTGGAATTCGTCGAAGCACTGCCGAAGAACCCCAACGGCAAGGTCGCGCGCAAGCAGATCCAGGCGCCCTACTGGGCCGGCCAAAGCCGCATGGTGAATTGAATGAGACACCCCCCATGCCGCTTCGCGGCTCCCCCCTCTCTCGCCTTCGGCGGGAGGGGCGCGCACCCGGTGGCCTGGCAGAGCCAGTTCCACGGGTGCCCTGGAGGCTTCGCTGCGCTCGCCGCGCGATGGACAACTGAGAAGGAAGGGACCGCATCATGACTTCGACCCCCACCCGGGACGGCAACGTCCGCCCCTTCGAGGGCTCGGAGCGCGCCGCCGCGCTGATCGGCCGCATCGAGGACTTCCTGCACGGCGAACTGGCCGCGCTCGCGCGCGCGCACGGCGTCGACCAGGAGCACGGCGCGAGCCGCGAACTGCTGCAGCAGGTCTGGCGCCGCTCGCACGAACTCGGCTTCTACGGCATGACGCTGCCCGAGGCCATGGGCGGCCTCGGCCTCTCGGTGCTCGACCATGTGCTGATCAAGGAAGCGATCTATGCGAGCGGCTCGCCGTTCGCGCCGCACGTGTTCGGCGAACTCAGCGGGCCGCCGCGCGTGGGCGCGCTGGTGCGCAAGGCCACGCCGCACCACATGCAGAACTTCATCCTGCCGGTGGCGCGCGCCGAGAAGGCGATCTGCTTCGCGCTGACCGAGGCCGAGGCCGGCTCCGACGCGGGCGCGGTGCAGACGCGCGCGGTGCGCGACGGCGAGCATTTCGTGCTCGACGGCCGCAAGCGCTTCATCTCGGGCTCGCCCTTCGCCGACTTCGCGGTGCTCATGGCCTCCACCGCGAGCGACTCGGCCCAGCGCGAGGTCACGGCCTTCTTCGTCGACCTGAAGCAGGCCGGCGTGCGCGTCGAGGCCGGCTACAAGACCATGGCGGGGCAGTCGCACACCGGCGACATCGTGCTCGAGAACTGCCGCATTCCCGCGGCCAACCTGATCGGCGAGCCGGGCCGCGGCCTCGCGCTCGCGCTCGGGCGCATCACCGTCAACCGGCTGCTGCATTGCCCCGCGATGGTAGGCCTGGCCGCGGTGGCGCTGCGCGATGCCTGCGCCTACGCGGGCCAGCGCCGGCAGTTCGGCCGCGCGATCGGCCAGTTCCAGGCGATCCAGCACATGCTGGCCGACATGGCGACCGAGCTCGCCGCGGCGCGCGCGCTGATGATCTCGACCGCGCGCCAGATCGACGCCGGCTCGGAAGCGCGCGCCGAGGCCTCGATGGCCAAGCTGTTCTGTTCCGAGGCCGCGTTCCGCATCGCCGACCGCGCGGTGCAGATCCATGGCGGCGAAGGCATCGTGCAGGGGCGGCGCGTGGAGTTCCTGTTCCGCATGCTGCGCATGTACCGCGTGCTCACGGGCACCAGCGAGATCCAGCGCAACACCATCGCGCGCGAGCTGCTCGGCGAGCCGGGCTGACGCGGGCGACGGCGACAACGACGACATAAAAAGGAGACGAGACATGAACGAGATGCTGCTGCACCGACGCCGCCGTTTGCTGGCGGCCGCGGTCGCCACCGCGCTGCTGCCGGCCGCCGCGGGCGCGCTGGCCGCCGAGGCCGAATGGCCCGAGCGCCCCATCAAGTGGGTGGTGCCCTACCTCGCGGGCACCGGCCCCGACATCACCGCGCGCGTGCTCGCCGAGGCCGTGGGCCCGCTGCTGGGCCAGCCGGTGGTGATCGAGAACAAGGCCGGCGCGGGCGGCAACATCGGCGCGCGGCTGGTGGCACGCGCCGCGCCCGACGGCTACACCTGGATCTACTCGGCCGCGCCGATGGCCGCGAACATGCGCATGTACCGCAATCCCGG
It encodes the following:
- the glcE gene encoding glycolate oxidase subunit GlcE, with the translated sequence MDNAVQQIVERIRAAAADATPLRIRGGGTKDFYGEPPRGEPLDTTALAGITSYEPSELVVTVRAGTPLAELEAALAEKGQCLPFEPPHFGTHGAGTVGGMVAAGLAGPARASVGSVRDYVLGATLVNGRGEVLGFGGQVMKNVAGYDVSRVLAGSLGALGVIAEVSLKVLPVAPAEATLAFACSQADALRLLNEWGGRPLPLNASCWTGHAGEGVLYLRLRGAAAAVEAACAHLGGERQDAAAAAARWLSLRDQRLPWFDAADAREALWRVSVPQTAPVLALDDCGAPLVEWHGAQRWYKAPAAQAASLRAAARAAGGHATLFRLPPSAADADGIARFDALSAPVARIHQALVREFDPHGLFDRTRLLGAG
- the glcF gene encoding glycolate oxidase subunit GlcF; this translates as MQTELAPEFRDTDDGREAEAILRKCVHCGFCTATCPTYQLLGDELDGPRGRIYLMKQVLEGQPPTRSTQLHLDRCLTCRNCESTCPSGVQYGHLVDIGRRIVDEKVPRPPLESARRWLLKEGLPSPLFGPAMKLGQSVRGLLPAALQAKVPPKQAAGRWPTATHARKVLMLAGCVQPAMMPNINSATARVLDAAGIQTVLAPEAGCCGAVKFHLNDQEGGKAQMRANVDAWWPLVERQEVEAIVMNASGCGVTVREYGHLLRDDPAYAAKAARISELTRDLSELLPELVPALRDRVRPPGGVVAYHPPCTLQHGQKLRGGVETHLRALGFEVRVAMNESHLCCGSAGTYSVLQPELAYPLRDRKLGHLTQLQPSVIASANIGCITHLQSGSGALPVRHWVELLDAALSAD
- a CDS encoding carboxypeptidase regulatory-like domain-containing protein, whose amino-acid sequence is MSRHSAFHVATRRLRRALPVLACAAGALAAHAQSGMPAWKGEGAVRHVCGGIGSDESNAMRAAMKDHPLALLFARNDGAYLADVQVEIKGADGASALSMRASGPVCLIDIPAGRYTIDVTTKEGQSKSQPVTVGGGSKTASFRF
- a CDS encoding glutathione peroxidase translates to MPDSIYDFEARRIDGQPVHLSDYRGKVLLIVNTASQCGFTPQFEGLEALHRKYAGQGLVVLGFPSNQFGSQDPGSNEEIGAFCTTNYGVSFPMMEKIEVKGPGAAPLYQWLVKEKPGLLGSTAIKWNFTKFLIGRDGRVIARYAPIDKPASLEADIEKALAAPVAA
- a CDS encoding DMT family transporter, with the protein product MPALALIFNAFVWGVSWLPFRHIEAHGLHPVWTTFLIYAVISLGMGLLLRRAWRGFVAFPMLVLLGLAAGFTNLGFNWAVTQGDVVRVVLLFYMMPLWSVLLGWIFLGERPTAGALARVALALGGVVVVLKAPGVDWPVPSSLPDWLGLAAGFGFAVTNIVLRHLRHAPGESRALAMFGGCALVAGTAACTGTALGAFASPLAATPGWIGWALLLGSGFVIANFCLQYGAARLAASATAVIMLSEVLFASVSSVALGAATMSPRILAGGALIVLAAAWSAFARTPPPRDDRLPSAT
- a CDS encoding LysR family transcriptional regulator, coding for MDLRTLRYFIAVLEAGSLSRAAGSLYIAQPALTAQIKKLEAELGAQLFDRSHAGVTPTPAGMQLYEDARRLLSDADAVRERIQRLPQGPEGSVTVAVPFLIASLLLGPVLAALKASHPRIRVFVLDDLSLMVKKAMLDRRADVGILVDTPQVEGLDCRPLARESIFVCGLDHGGALAAHLKPAKRGARGTARPEVAFADAARLPLVLQSRRFAIRQRVEEAAAALGVPLNLAHEHDSARVIRSLYGCGAGYTFTPACALGDSPQGGADWVVARVVEPALQRSYVIATPADRAIDPAAQVVAEALVDQTARLIREGRWEAELLAAPDAARA
- a CDS encoding AMP-binding protein, translating into MHASRRQHVPHPTTRVANVGELVSRSARIHARQTALRTGAQSLSYEALDRRSNRLANALLGCGLARGDRVGIYLPNCMEIVEIELACYKAALVKAPFNARLSPAEVGEIVANSGAALIVTTAERAEAFLPHLKAGEPVPKLVFVDGPESAPTSYAGLLARASDAFEAAAVEADEVAVLHYTSGSSGVLKAAMQTFGNRLAQLRKFLMRSEGMREGHLLGLVGPITHASGMQIVPALCSGATIRLFSGFEPGRFLADMKADRVTHTFMVPTMINMLLGELEGQYRPLPDLQRLGYGAAPMAPARILRAMDVFGPVLSQGYGAGETTSGVCGLSVEDHLFARAAAPERLASCGRPFLESKVEIVDDAGEPVAAGEIGEIVVGGPDIFAGYWRAPELTAEVLKNGRYHTGDLARMDADGFVYIVDRKKDMVISGGFNVYPSEVEAVLYQHEAIADACVFAVPDEKWGEAVAAHVVLKPGHALDGGALDAFCAQRLGGFKRPRRVEFVEALPKNPNGKVARKQIQAPYWAGQSRMVN
- a CDS encoding acyl-CoA dehydrogenase family protein — translated: MTSTPTRDGNVRPFEGSERAAALIGRIEDFLHGELAALARAHGVDQEHGASRELLQQVWRRSHELGFYGMTLPEAMGGLGLSVLDHVLIKEAIYASGSPFAPHVFGELSGPPRVGALVRKATPHHMQNFILPVARAEKAICFALTEAEAGSDAGAVQTRAVRDGEHFVLDGRKRFISGSPFADFAVLMASTASDSAQREVTAFFVDLKQAGVRVEAGYKTMAGQSHTGDIVLENCRIPAANLIGEPGRGLALALGRITVNRLLHCPAMVGLAAVALRDACAYAGQRRQFGRAIGQFQAIQHMLADMATELAAARALMISTARQIDAGSEARAEASMAKLFCSEAAFRIADRAVQIHGGEGIVQGRRVEFLFRMLRMYRVLTGTSEIQRNTIARELLGEPG